In a single window of the Nocardiopsis composta genome:
- a CDS encoding RtcB family protein, translating into MPYTEVPGARVPIRMWADPDGVESAAMDQLRNVTRLPWVHGLAVMPDVHYGKGATVGSVIAMRDAVSPAAVGVDIGCGMTAVKTSLRAEDLPDDLRRLRSDLEAAVPVGFHMHKAPVNVQRIHGLKTADWGRFWEHFDDLAPSVHGRRDRAEKQMGTLGGGNHFLEVCLDGKSAVWLVLHSGSRNIGKELAEHHIEKARKLPHNQDLPDRDLAVFVTGTPEMDAYRRDLFWAQDYARRNRDVMMGLACDVVRKSFPGARFEQWISCHHNYVAEERYDGADVLVTRKGAIRAGKGDLGIIPGSMATGTYIVRGLGNPESFNSASHGAGRRMSRNKARKTFTEADLAEQTAGVECRKDAGVVDEIPAAYKDIQEVVSAQTDLVEVVAHLRQVVCVKG; encoded by the coding sequence ATGCCGTACACCGAGGTGCCGGGGGCGCGGGTGCCCATCCGCATGTGGGCCGACCCCGACGGGGTGGAGTCCGCGGCGATGGACCAGCTCCGCAACGTCACCCGGCTCCCGTGGGTGCACGGCCTGGCGGTCATGCCCGACGTGCACTACGGCAAGGGCGCCACGGTCGGCTCGGTGATCGCGATGCGCGACGCGGTGTCGCCGGCGGCGGTCGGGGTGGACATCGGCTGCGGCATGACCGCGGTCAAGACCTCGCTGCGGGCCGAGGACCTCCCCGACGACCTGCGCCGCCTGCGTTCGGACCTGGAGGCGGCCGTCCCGGTCGGCTTCCACATGCACAAGGCGCCGGTGAACGTCCAGCGCATCCACGGGCTCAAGACCGCCGACTGGGGGCGGTTCTGGGAGCACTTCGACGACCTCGCCCCCTCCGTGCACGGCCGGCGCGACCGCGCCGAGAAGCAGATGGGCACGCTGGGCGGCGGCAACCACTTCCTGGAGGTGTGCCTGGACGGCAAGAGCGCGGTCTGGCTGGTGCTGCACTCCGGTTCGCGCAACATCGGCAAGGAGCTCGCCGAGCACCACATCGAGAAGGCCCGCAAGCTGCCGCACAACCAGGACCTGCCCGACCGCGACCTCGCGGTGTTCGTCACCGGCACCCCGGAGATGGACGCCTACCGCCGAGACCTGTTCTGGGCCCAGGACTACGCGCGCCGCAACCGCGACGTGATGATGGGCCTGGCCTGCGACGTGGTGCGCAAGTCGTTCCCCGGGGCGCGGTTCGAGCAGTGGATCTCCTGCCACCACAACTACGTGGCCGAGGAGCGCTACGACGGGGCGGACGTACTGGTCACCCGGAAGGGCGCGATCCGCGCCGGCAAGGGCGACCTGGGCATCATCCCGGGCAGCATGGCCACCGGCACCTACATCGTGCGCGGCCTGGGCAACCCGGAGTCGTTCAACTCGGCCTCGCACGGCGCGGGCCGCCGGATGAGCCGGAACAAGGCCCGCAAGACCTTCACCGAGGCCGACCTGGCCGAGCAGACCGCGGGCGTGGAGTGCCGCAAGGACGCCGGGGTGGTGGACGAGATCCCGGCCGCTTACAAGGACATCCAGGAAGTGGTCTCGGCCCAGACCGACCTGGTGGAGGTGGTGGCCCACCTCCGCCAGGTGGTCTGCGTCAAGGGCTGA
- the moaA gene encoding GTP 3',8-cyclase MoaA: protein MLADSYGRVATDLRVSLTDRCNLRCTYCMPPEGLEWLPKPELLTDDELGRLIRIGVTMLGITEVRFTGGEPLLRRGLPGIVGSAAALEPRPRTALTTNGIGLARMAPALAEAGLDRVNVSLDTLRHDVFEKLARRRRLDDVLAGLAGAAEAGLTPVKVNAVLMRDVNDAEAPDLLRYCLEHGYRLRFIEQMPLDAQHGWRRDTMITADEILDRLSAEFDLAPADAATRGSAPAELFYVDGGPETVGVIGSVTRPFCGACDRVRLTADGQIRNCLFAREESDLRPLLRGGGTDAEIAERWRAAVAAKRPGHGIDDPSFLQPARPMSAIGG from the coding sequence GTGCTGGCTGATTCCTATGGGAGAGTGGCCACCGACCTGAGGGTCTCCCTCACCGACAGGTGCAATCTGCGCTGCACGTACTGCATGCCGCCGGAGGGGCTGGAGTGGCTGCCCAAACCGGAGCTGCTCACCGACGACGAGCTCGGCCGGCTGATCCGCATCGGCGTCACGATGCTGGGGATCACCGAGGTCCGGTTCACCGGCGGCGAGCCGCTGCTCCGCCGCGGCCTGCCCGGCATCGTCGGCTCGGCCGCGGCCCTGGAGCCCCGCCCCAGGACCGCGCTGACCACCAACGGCATCGGCCTGGCCCGGATGGCCCCGGCGCTCGCCGAGGCCGGCCTGGACCGGGTGAACGTCTCGCTCGACACGCTCCGCCACGACGTCTTCGAAAAACTCGCCCGGCGGCGCCGGCTGGACGACGTGCTGGCCGGCCTGGCCGGGGCGGCCGAGGCCGGCCTCACCCCGGTCAAGGTCAACGCGGTGCTGATGCGCGACGTCAACGACGCCGAGGCCCCCGACCTGCTCCGCTACTGCCTGGAGCACGGCTACCGGCTGCGCTTCATCGAGCAGATGCCGCTGGACGCCCAGCACGGCTGGCGGCGCGACACGATGATCACCGCCGACGAGATCCTGGACCGGCTCTCCGCCGAGTTCGACCTCGCCCCGGCCGACGCCGCGACCCGCGGCAGCGCGCCGGCCGAGTTGTTCTACGTCGACGGCGGACCGGAGACGGTGGGCGTGATCGGCTCGGTGACCCGGCCGTTCTGCGGGGCCTGCGACCGGGTCCGGCTCACCGCCGACGGCCAGATCCGCAACTGCCTGTTCGCCAGGGAGGAGTCCGACCTGCGGCCGCTGCTGCGCGGCGGGGGCACCGACGCCGAGATCGCCGAGCGGTGGCGCGCGGCGGTGGCCGCCAAGCGGCCCGGCCACGGCATCGACGACCCCAGCTTCCTGCAGCCGGCCCGCCCGATGTCGGCCATCGGCGGCTGA
- a CDS encoding alpha/beta hydrolase: protein MIGTREWGLPGGPGGSQRLHARAWAAQGAEPTWLAVLVHGYGEHIGRYEHVAAHLCERGAAVYGLDHRGHGRSAGERVLIEDFAGVVEDVHRLVTQARSAYRTVPLVLIGHSMGGMIAARYAQTHPGELAGLALSGPVLGRWDTVPHLLSFAEIPDVPIDPATLSRDPAVGEAYAADELVWHGPFKRPTLQALDTELKRITAAGGIGSLPLLWVHGSDDALVPLDGTTEGILSLAGDDVTARILPGARHEVFNETNKEEPLEEVVRFASRFTAP, encoded by the coding sequence ATGATCGGTACACGCGAATGGGGCCTGCCCGGCGGCCCGGGCGGCTCGCAGCGGCTGCACGCGCGGGCGTGGGCCGCGCAGGGGGCGGAGCCCACCTGGCTGGCGGTGCTGGTGCACGGCTACGGCGAGCACATCGGGCGCTACGAGCACGTCGCGGCCCACCTGTGCGAACGCGGCGCCGCCGTGTACGGCCTGGACCACCGCGGGCACGGGCGCTCGGCGGGCGAGCGGGTGCTCATCGAGGACTTCGCCGGCGTGGTGGAGGACGTGCACCGACTGGTCACCCAGGCGCGCAGCGCCTACCGCACCGTCCCGCTGGTGCTGATCGGCCACTCGATGGGCGGCATGATCGCCGCCCGCTACGCCCAGACCCACCCCGGGGAGCTCGCCGGCCTGGCGCTGTCCGGCCCGGTCCTGGGCCGCTGGGACACCGTGCCGCACCTGCTCTCCTTCGCGGAGATCCCGGACGTCCCGATCGACCCGGCCACGCTCTCCCGGGACCCTGCCGTGGGCGAGGCCTACGCCGCCGACGAGCTGGTCTGGCACGGACCGTTCAAGCGGCCGACCCTGCAGGCCCTCGACACCGAGCTGAAGCGGATCACCGCGGCCGGCGGCATCGGCTCGCTGCCGCTGCTGTGGGTGCACGGCTCCGACGACGCCCTGGTGCCGCTGGACGGCACCACCGAGGGGATCCTCTCGCTGGCCGGGGACGACGTCACCGCCCGCATCCTGCCCGGCGCCCGGCACGAGGTGTTCAACGAGACCAACAAGGAGGAGCCCTTGGAGGAGGTGGTCCGCTTCGCGTCCCGGTTCACCGCGCCCTGA